The Nematostella vectensis chromosome 6, jaNemVect1.1, whole genome shotgun sequence region CTGTTGTAAATTGCAACGATCTTCACGGTGTTCGCATGGCTCTCTAACAAAATGAGACGCATTGTCGGGTGAATCAAATGGTTGCGTGGTTGTCGTTGTGGTTCTGGCGAATTTTTCGTTTTTACTCCATAACCTTTCACATATCGTATGCTTTTTTCATGGCTGCAGCCCGTGTTAAGAAAActacaataaaaatacatcCAAAACGTCATTTCCTCGAAAAGAAAATGCATGTGAAATTTGAATGTCAAGATTTTCAATATAGCATGTCAAGATGAGGGTTAGATAGTTCCCTTTAAACTTATTCAATTTATGGTGATTTCATGTAATCCATACGCGGCGTTCACCTATATTTCTTCATCAAATTCCAAACTCTTTTCTCTCTATTTTCCCTTTCACAAGAGTGAATTAATTTGAGGCGTAAAAAATCGTTGAACTCCATCTATCGTGAAAaggtctgtctgtctgttttcaGTAAAATGACAAAACAAACTTTGCTTTTAAATGGAAAGACTTATACTTCTTCTTTTGAACTTTCCGACACGCAGAGAATAACCGATTCTCCTCAGATAAGCTTATACCAATCATTTGTGCTGTTTAGACCTCGCTTATTTCTCTACTTAAACTCAAGCCTAAATACCTACTAAAATTGTACACAAGTTCCGTGTGCAGCTCTCTTGATCAAGACCTTTTATTAATTAGCTAAAAGGGATTCACAGGGCGACACGAATAGTGCGATCTACCATAGGAAATACCTGGTAATtccggggggaggggaggggggtggcgGCATGGACAATAGATAATTATGAAAGAATCACATGATTCTCATTTTCTTTTACAGTTCTTATTGATGTAAGTAAAATAAATTAGAAATAAATGCTAAATAGGAGTAACAACTTCCGATATGCGAAAACTAACTCTAAGCCTATTGCTAATTTTGCATAATATTGATGAATCTCCTTCAAGGAAGTGGGGAAGTATCATATTTTCAGTATAGATTTCCAGGGAAATTaaacttgtaaaaaaaaaagaaaaaaggtaggAAGAAGCTGTGTACAAAATTCTGGCAAACCAAAAACATGTTTTGATTGTACCATCTCTGAAAGGGCTCTGATCATTTTTTAAACGTTTATGCGACCGTCATCGATACTTAAACTACGGCTTATCAGAGCTTATCTGAGTCTGAAATCGGAAGAGAAAGACTGAGTTCCACGGAGAAAGCACGGATTGCATTTCTCGGACAGGGGGGTCAACCGATGCTCACACGGCAAGAAAAACCTGTAGAAAATAATATCTGTGCGACGTTGAACActagacagaaaaaaaaaatggtataGGTTTTCTTGGCATGGATCTAATTTACGCTTAGAGGTGCAGGCGTTTACCCGGATTTGTTGAAGGGGGAGGTGATGCCCACTCATGggtatcgtgaaaaaaaaggatagtatttgtcgaatctttaataagaaatgaccccccaccccccttaaaCGCACCTTTGGCGGTTACTATGAGAGGCTAGACCACGTCACATCAATAACGTTCCCTTTTCAACACCGAAGCTGTTCTTTTTCATAATTTGGTTTTCGATGTAACATATTACTTTTTTGGATAATTACTACTCGCACCGTTTGTAACTCTAGATTTTTCCTCTCAAGTACAATATACTGGTGATGCCGCCAGAGTTAGAGATGTTGTCATAATCTGCATAACTGTTGATGTTCAAGCTTTATCATCTGGTTGTTAACTGAAGGTCTCTACCTCAAATGTTCGCATCTTGATTGGTTCTCTTTTCGCCAATTACCATCGAAGCCTCCGAGAAGACGTGCTCACTCTCAGACCCCCACAAGATCACTACAAATTAATTTTTTCGTTTAGCCTCTCCAAAGTGGATTTATCAACAACAAGAATGATTACATGGAGATGGTTTATATGTAGGATATTTACTCTTTTTTGCTTAGCCGTGTTTTATCATGCACTTATTCGCGACCCTAGAGTGCTTATGAGTGCGACAATTACGGTTAGACTTTCCCCAACTGTGACGTAATAGCCATAAAGGAGGTCTAGATAGAGCACTACCTATTAATGGAaagtaccttattacacttaattttcgcgacatcaaaattttgagatggcgatatttcgcgacactttattttcatgattttcctattttcgtaaaaccagatcactttattttctcgatttcgcgattttggaataataatatcaagcaaaacaagtggaattacAATGTGCCGTAATCAAaattgaaacaatttgtaacaaaaagatgcgaGGGCTAATTTTaatttcataaaaatctataaatacaagtccatctcaaccccttaccgtactatatgtacattagatgactatatagacaaggtgtttccataaagcttattgAACCGCCAATATTCCCCCTAAGtcttcttgtgtactcacttcATTTTCGCGCATCCTAATGTTCGCAGCACTTAATTGTCGCGTCACTTTATTTAcgcgaatcttttaaaaccgcgaaattcgcgaaacTATTACAATAAATTTTGACAATACTATATTCTGaggtagaaaaaaaatgtttttaactAAGGTTATAACATAACAGAGGCCTAAAGACGGGTAATACAAATTTGCATTCCATCAACACGCACATGGTTTTATTCATACATAGTAACACCTACAAAACTACAATACAGGTGATGTCACGCTATTAGCAGTGATGTCAATCACGCGAATATATCCGTGGTGTCATGCAAGCATTACAAAACATATTTTCCAATCATTTGATAAATACGCAACTATTCTGAATACCACATACTAGTAAATTAACGCCCCACTTGATGAACGTTGATTTACAAAATTTTATTCTCAAAAGCGTTAAAATTTCCAGTATACGTGCGTTTACTTTTCACCTAGTTTGCGTTAATTTAACTGGCTTTTATTGTATCACCGTTGATTTCTATTCCTTACgttatttttcttcttggGGAATTCCCACATCATGGGGAGCTTGGGTTGCGCGGTTTAGCAGAGCGGCGCTCTGTAATGTCCGTGCCTCCCACCACATTATATTTGGTACGCTCTCGTAATTCAGCATTCCAACCGCACAGAGGACAATGAGCTTCCcggatttatttatttacttgatGCGTGCTAACTTATGCTGGTACAGAAAATGAGAAACTTATACACACCAAAGTTTGTCAGACCTAGGTTAAGCATGTTTGTGTGTAATAATAATTCTACGCAGGGACCAGGCACCTAGACCTTATATGGGAGTAGGCGTGTATTTAAAATTCTTAAACACTAAACCGCGCTATAAATGGGCCTGTGCCAGGCGTTTGTCACCTTCAGTTGTCATTCACCCTCCGAACTGACAAGATCTCCCGGTAGCGCTTTGAATAACAATGCGAATAGAGAGAAAGATTTTTACTCTATCCTGCTTGAATAATTTCAAATTACAACAATTCATATACCGCATACATACCGCAGAATGACAATAAACACCGTTATATGTTGAATTACAATTACACGCGCTGTTACGCGATCTTGCCAGTGCGATATGCATAATGCTATTAATGTTATAAGAGTGTTTTCTGACCGCCACTGTAATTCAGTGTACATACTGCAAAGTGGATAATAaacgattattattattattattattattattattattattattattattattattattattattattattattattattattattattattattattattattattattattattatctcaGTCTCGCAATCTCACACTTAGCGGCTAAAATATCTACATTTTAGCCTATAAGCTACCCCTGCAGAATTCCCCCTTTGAAAGTAAACCTGTAATATAACGCGTAATTCGAATTCAACTCAAATCTTGGTCAAATTTTTGCGAGAATCAGCTCCTCTTGTGCTTCTAGATTTCATATGTGATGTATAAATCTACTTTAAGTTTctaaatatgttttatttttgcctcTGAATTGTACGATATATAAGCAAATCgaagaaatttatttttccGCTTCGAGTTCCGTTACCACCAGCCATCTTTACTTCGGATTTGAATTCAAAAGGTGTCGATTGTGGGCGGTCCTtacccttttatagcgcggttTCGTGTTTAAACACTGTTTTATCCGTCCCGTGAAAAATAATACCTATCAATGATACCTAGACATTCTTAAAACCATGTTCGACCGTGTTGTCGTGTTTGATATATGAATTGTagtttaataataataataataataataataataataataataataataataataataataataataataataataataataataaattatcattaattaataaattaaaactATCAGGAGTCAACTGTAAAGTCAATCCGCCCCAGAGCCCTTTGCGCGCCGGCCTCGTCAATCATTTTCTTTCCCCATTTTAGGGACTGGGTACTAGTCGAGACGAGTTGAACACATTCTAACCTGATCattttctctttctctctcgcAAGGTTATCGCCTACACAACGCTTACACTCATCCTCGTATCTGTTGGAATTTTCTGCCTGGAATCAATGGAGAAATTTTCCGAGAAGTACCTGAAAGACCTACTAGTTATTCTGGAGGGTATCTGTGTGGTATGGTTTACCCTGGAACTAATGGTTCGCTTCGTGTTCTGTCCCGCAAAGTGCGAATTCTTCAAAAAAATCATGAATTGGATCGATTTCCTCGCAATTGTTCCATTTTATGTGAGCCTCGGcttcaacaataacaacaatgacATTGACGCCTTGATGATAATCCGGTTAATCAGGATTTTCCGGATTTTTAAGCTGTCGCGTCACTCATCAGGTTTGCAGATTCTTGGACACACGCTTCGTGCAAGTTTTCGTGAGTTGCTACTCCTAATTTTCTTCCTACTGATAGGCGTGGTTTTGTTCGCGAGTCTTATATTCTATTGCGAGAAAAAAATACCCGGGACAAAATTTGTGGATATCCCATCATCCTTCTGGTGGGCTGTGGTTACCATGACAACTGTTGGTTACGGTGACATGGCGCCCCAATCACCTTCTGGGAAATTCATCGGAAGTCTATGTGCGGTCTGCGGTGTACTTACAATCGCACTTCCGGTTCCGGTTATTGTTAATAACTTTTCGCTGTACTATTCACACGCGCAAGCAAGGCTAAAGCTTCCAAAGAAGCGCCGAAGGGTTCTCGTCGGTGCTCCAAATGCACTCAAAGCCACAGCGATGTTAGAGAACGGCATGAGTGGAGACTCGAACGGGAGCGCAGACAGCGGCTGCGCGGAAAATAGCACGTCAATGCGCAAGTGCAGTTTGATGATCACGGACGAGGTGGGCGAGACCCGGCCAAGGCGTCCTATCCGACGGGAAAGTCACCTGTTCAACAACCAGTCGTCACCGCCCACTAATGGCGATGCTGTCATGGGCAGAAATAGCATCACGGGCGGTTACGCCATGCAGAAGAGGCGCTCCATGAGACCCACTGTGCCCACCCTCCCTGAGGTGGAGTGATCACGGTAAGTAGTAAAGTAGGATCGATTTAGACCCAATAAATGAGGATGGGGGATGCAACGTAGAAGAGGCAGCCTATGTGGACCACTGTTCCCACACTCCTTGAGGTGGAGTGATCGCGGTAAGTAGCATGATAGGGTAGATTTAGACCCAATAAATGAAGGGACGCCATGTAGAAGAGGCAGTCCATGTTACCGACTGTTCCCACACTCCCTGAGGTGGAGTGATCACGATAAGTAGTATAGTGGGATCGATTTAGATCCAATAAATGAAGGGACGCCTTGTAGAAGAGGCAATCCATAACAtcatggtagtggtggtgaatTAAGGGAGGACCATTAACCAGCATTTGTTGGATAGTaacttttttatgttttgcgGTACAGAACCTTATGGAGGTTATGCCTTGAATTTTCAGAAGCCTTCTGTATCATCGAGATAAAAGAACGGTTAGTAGGAATTTTCCTGTCCCAAAATCTTGAcggcaacaaaaaaaaaaacaagattaagAAAGGACAATAGAGGCAAAACAAGAAAGCAAAAGCAAGTGGGTATCACAACAAGAACGGGGAGATATAAAAACACCCACAACAATAACGGGGAATAATACCTAATGCCAAATGTCTAGATGTTCTTCTCAGTCCCTCCAACCAAGGCCAAATCATGTTATGGCGTACAGtaacaaaagagaaaaaacagtACAGTaacaaaagagagaaaaaacagTACAGtaacaaaagagaaaaaaacagtaCAGTAACAAAAGGGCAAAGAAGACAAAAACACAAGCCTTGGACCCATTGCTAAATATCGTGAGTGTCATCCGTGGATTTTGGGAAAAAAACTAGCTTTTGTATTCAAGATTATATAAATGAGAGTTAAAATTGTCAAAGCTGCTTATATTCCATGTAAGGAAATACGGTGAATTGCATTCTCATAAATAGACTATATTTTGTTCTTCTATAACTCAaattagtttatttttcttgctttGTTTGATTGGTCTTTACGCAGTGGACTTCTCGTCTGGCAAGGTATCATAGGGCATGTAGTCCATGTCCCTCTCTCCAGTCCCCACCTGagtattttgttttagaaTGGCACCAACGAAACACAAAAAGAAGTTGTTCAAGTGCAGATTACAAGATAAccggtgtgtgtgtgggggtgggggggggggggggggtggggcgaGGAATAAgcttttatacattttttctaaAACATTTCGTCCGAAGAAGGCGGGTGGGAGGGTGAAATGGGACTGATTGAAGTGACCATTTATATATAATAGTCATAAAAACCGTCAGAATGCAATACACCGTAAACGTTTATCAGTAGGTTTCGTAGCTGGTTCATACTTTGtgttttcattttaataaTTCCGGCCTTTCGTTAGCAAAGGAAACTGAGTAAAGAGTGGAGACTTCTTCAGCAGACGCAAACGGAGAAGGGAGGAAGCCGCTCCATCCCTTTCCGTTCCGTTCTTTCTCCTTCCTTCCTTCTCCGTTTTCATTTGACTTACTCTACTAACTCtataattttttgaaaatgattTTGTGGAAATGATATCAGTGGAAGAGTTAAGTTTCAGATTTTGATATTTAATGCAAATTCATATTCTGACATTTTTGCTGATAATAGATTGGGATATAGCTGGGTCACATTTTGGGATGAAAGGCCTTACCTTTAAACGTTGATTAACGGATCTCCTTACTAAATCCATGATTAAATCTATATGCCATTCTTATAAAGATTTTTTACCACAATGAAATGGATGGgttaaacaagaaaaagataAATTCTTGCCATTGAAAGtatagtatttttatttattatgttGTGATGAAAGATCGGTATTTTTGCGGGAGAACATATTATTGCACGTCATCTATCATATGCCATTTTCATGATACCAGTAACGGTGGAGTAATTTGACATTAACTCTTTAACTCTAcatgaagcaaaaaaaaaaagaatttaaaaaaatatgcggCTTTCAACTCGTTTTCATCTCATGTGCACATAACTCATGTGTACACGTGACGTGCTTTACGTATTTTAGAGTAGAATAACAAGGGATGATTTATAGTCCGAACATAGGCAATCAAGACAGATCACTggtataaataaatttaataTGCTTATGTTGTATATTTAGTTGTATATAGTATAACCGAATATAGTTTACCAAATACTGTAAGatattttcttataaaatGCAATTTATCGGTGCGTATATAATGCGCCAGGACCCCCCTGTCGACCAGGGGGCCCAAACTGATAACATAATGATATGTATAGATACTTTGTATATTTCACAAACTGGACATTGTTCTTTGTAGAGTATTAgcaaatatattaaaaaaccCACACCATGTGCACGATCGAGCTGGTTTTCACTCCATGAGTTTTACACGTATTGATAgttttttccggcacgaaaaccccggAAACACGGAGTTCGCATACCACGGCCGCCATCTTAGATAGTGCGCTCCGCGCATGCGCGgggcttggtgagggggagagCCTGCCCCGCACATTTATTTCTGCCCTCCCCATGCGGAGCGCAttatacaagatggcggccgtggtatgcgaactccgtgtttcctgggttttcgtgccgaaaaaactatcaaagcctacaggtagctAGGTAGTCTAGTTTTGAGAGGGGAGCATTCATGCGAAGGACTGGTGAATAGAGACGGTTGATgggaaaacaatgataatagcGTAATATTCTAAATATCTACTCCACATATATGCCCACGACGAATAAAAAGCTCACTCCTAATAAAAGCCCAAGAATCGGCACTCCAAAGATAAGAATACCAAACCACTTCGAATAAAAGCCTACGAATAGGTACTCCAAATACAAACCCTTACCAAATAGAAAACCAACTGCTTATAAAAGCCCACTCCAAATACAAGCCCACATCGAATAGGCACCCCAAACATAAGCTCACACCGAATACAAAGCCCACTCCGGATAAAAATCCTACTTCGAATACAAGCCCACATCGAATAAAAGCCTACTCTGAATACTAGCCCACTTCAAATATACACATGTTCACATTTTATGCGCCACTACCTTCCCATGTTTCCCCGAGTGAGCTATAAGAATAGGCCTTTTTATACCCTCTGACAATtagaaatataacaaaatCCTACAAATCTTACAAAGATTTATTTACCTTAAAAATACATAGGCGGCGTACGAGGATAAGGGATTATATAAGATTCGATTTTAAAGAACAAATGTACATGTCCCTGTACATTTAACTTaagccctcccctcccctccccatctTATCTCCGGTgccccctgaaaaaaaaaacttttgtatCCAATGCAAGATTTTGTAGattattgttctttttgcgGAAGGGAGTTCTTCTAGCATTTGCGAGTTTTCCATTAGTAGTCCATTTTGTTGAATCAAAATTCATCGTGGAAGGTTTGGCCAAATTGCGTGGCGTAGCTTCCAGCAAAAAACTCGTGACTTGTCACTATTTCGTCTGCGCTGAGCTTTCCgtcctggaaaaaaaaaggatagaaATACAGTTAGAGAAACTCTAGCAGCTGCCATGCCATTTtctcatcctagcaaaatgcTATGGGTGTTTATTTTCAATTGAATTTCTCAATTTGTCTTCCAATATTGAGGGAAAGAAATATTGAAAATGGAAGCAAAGACAATGGTGtggcttttttttaactttggaGATGGGTAAGTATGGAATAGTAGGCAACTTGTGcttagagatcacgtgactttttgggtggaaAACTTGCGCGCGCACCGGCTTTTAGCgacaaataacaacaacaaacatcaacttattcagcgctaaCGAATCAGTTTCTTTGTCAAAAGGGGtgtattttcattgaataattttatcttttcgtcgttctctggctTGAACGGACCAATAATtactgtgtttattttggcttgaatttgccgctctaaaaaaagtcacgtgatttcctCGTGAAATGTCCCCTAAAgatgacagtgctgaataacgtatgcgcatgcgcgtgctctggcgaaaacaagcacaatcgtagtgttgaatcgttcgagaaaaggtacgaaaggctgacttcagtcgctgatttgactaactgtacagcatttaaaccatactgtacaaaagatgacagatttgtgtgataatgagggagtcataaagaaaattataaccTTAGGTTTGGtgtagttttcttagcattcgccaaaatgtgacagttcgccggtaaaaagccgccatttcaaaacaaaaaggctggtttaaccgcgcggtactggaactagtcttgcgtttttcagcactggcccTAAAGATAGGTTCGGTTCAAACAGTGAAAATAATGAGGCAAGAAACCTACACTTACTGAGGAAGGTATTATGCAAAAGCACTCGTCATCTCTAGTCAGGAAATACTCAAAATGCTCAATTTTACTGACAACAGggaggtacagtacagtaaaCCTCCATGTAACGGACACCTCCGAAAAGGTGCCCGGTGTATAAAGGCGCTGACTGGAAAGTTTTGAATCGGGACTTTAAAAGGTGTCCATTATATACAGTGTGTTGGTCAAATAGAGGTC contains the following coding sequences:
- the LOC5514680 gene encoding potassium voltage-gated channel subfamily C member 1; translation: MDEINKVMSHEETIQEEESENDEDDEEGERSAHIRDDSGNSSDREGDHALPPLQNNEVSSPPPQMAKYKDRVSINVGGVRHETYKSTLKNIPDTRLSWIAEASAGAADFDPSTGEYFFDRHPGVFANVLNYYRTGKLHCPLDVCGPLFEDELGFWGIDDQQVESCCWLTYRQHRDAQETLAAFEGVEFENEYEDDEEPDLGRYGFNFAAESEPDKTWWERYQPRIWTLMEEPHSSTLAKVIAYTTLTLILVSVGIFCLESMEKFSEKYLKDLLVILEGICVVWFTLELMVRFVFCPAKCEFFKKIMNWIDFLAIVPFYVSLGFNNNNNDIDALMIIRLIRIFRIFKLSRHSSGLQILGHTLRASFRELLLLIFFLLIGVVLFASLIFYCEKKIPGTKFVDIPSSFWWAVVTMTTVGYGDMAPQSPSGKFIGSLCAVCGVLTIALPVPVIVNNFSLYYSHAQARLKLPKKRRRVLVGAPNALKATAMLENGMSGDSNGSADSGCAENSTSMRKCSLMITDEVGETRPRRPIRRESHLFNNQSSPPTNGDAVMGRNSITGGYAMQKRRSMRPTVPTLPEVE